The sequence ATAGTGGGTTACCACAATGAATTAGTATCTTTAAACTGCCGTTAAATGTTAAAAAGATTCTGTTAAAAAATTAACGGTAAATTGGATGTCGTTAAACTGGTgctttatatattatatagattagaataaaaagaaaattggaGCAATGTCTGAATTCTAAACTTTCCACAAGGACCCAAAAGTGCCAATTGTCAATCCATCGGTGTGAATTGAGGTCTGAAACACTCACTCTGGTGCATAAAATTGTGATCACCAAGTAAATTATAGTgactttctttctttctctctccttttaTCAGAACAGAAACATCATTACATTAATAACTAACAACCAGCGGACAAAGCATCCACTTCACACAAATTAAAGTCACCACCAAACTAGAACACATGACTCTAAACTTAACTATATCTCATACAAACTAATTGACAAAACTCCAATATCTAAATAAATCTAATACTAACATATGATtgaactattttttattttctatagcCCATGATACAAGTGTAATATGAAGAAAGACTGTTCCCATTATCAATTGTGCCGACGATTTCTTTCTCAAGCTTAAATTCTTCCTTAGCTAGCTGCGTTTTGGATGAGGAAGAGGAGTCGTCGTTCTCGGATTCGGAGAGGTTGAGGAGCAAATCGGAGGTCTTCGAGGGATTTATCGGCGGAGAAGGGCGGCGCAGCGTGGACTAGAGCATCAGGTTGTCGAAGTTGGGGGTAGCCGTTGCCGTCCATATCTATTGGATTGAAGTTGAAACCTTCAGAGTGGGGTTATGGGAAGGGGATTAccgattttaatttcttttttgttttttattttagttcagGGAACTCGGATCAGCAGGTCAGTATCTAGCGTACAACTGGTTGCACCCAagtttttgttttcttcaaaCTTTAGTCATTGGGATCCTGAGGAATTTATATTCATCTTAATAATTGGGGCTATGCTCATCTCTATTTTTAAAGTTcaacaatattattttattaaagtttaaaattaaaaaccattagaatataatagtaaatttattattattattattattattaaaaggcTATCGTGGGCAAATTAGGGGCTATGTTAAATATACCATTCAAAATATTTTCTTCTTAGAAGTTCCGTCTGTTTTACTTTAGCAATTTTTGATGAAATAAGTTTTTAAGAACGTAGAGTTCCCAACTAAGGATAGTGAAAAGAGATTTTTACATAACAAGGGAAAATCAAATATAGCCATTAGAAGCAGACTTGttggaaaataatttgagaacaATGAATGGCTTATTGAAACAAATGATAAATGTATCCTACTGAAGTAACCACTCATTCTGTTAAACACATTCTGCTAGATGTTGCCATCCAGTACAAAATGAAACTATCcaatttattcatcaaaattgtTATACTATCACAGAATTTCTCTAAAAAAATGCAGTCTGATACTCGAGACGTACTAGGTTTCTTTTGTGGTAGAAAGATGAAAGAATGCATCTATGCTTTAACTTTCTTGTGTTGCTTTATCTCCCGAATTACTCCATCGGCAAGTGAAGCGTCGTCTAAGTTCTTCCCAAAGAACTTCACAAATTGCATATCTGGATCCATCAGATACCTGCAACGtagtatttttttcaaaattacttTATTTTTCATCCTAATGGTTTTGGCCTTACTGAAAGGAAGGAGTGTACTTACATGACTATAGAGTGGTCAACTAGGTAGTCTGAACcttcttcttcagtcttcatatAGTACACTCGATAAGCACGTGCAGTCTTCTTGACGTCGTCTGGGGAACCGGTGAGGCCAATCAACTTCGGATGGAATTCTGCACGGTGAAATCCAGTTGCAGTTGCAGTTTTCATTCAGGAAGAAACTAAAGTATCAACTCATGTCAAAATTTACCTTTGACATATTCGCGTACTTGTTCGACAGTATCTCTTTCTGGATCAACTGATATGAAGACTGGTACTACTTCTAATCCAGATTTTGCTTCTGCAAATATTTCAAAAAAGTAAACCTAATGCAGCACACTTCTTGCTTTTGGATCCAAACCAGAAAATACTTATTTACTTACTTATTTTATCAATTGCTGAAGCCAACTTTTGTAGCTCATCTGGGCATATATCAGGACAATGAGTgaatccaaaataaaacaagTTCCATTTTCCCAAAAAATCCTTCTCAGAGACTGTTTTCCCATTATGGTCAACGAGGTTAAATGGACCCCCAATAGCTGCTTTCCCTACTGAAGGTCCCTGTTTTACTGCACTTGAAGCCTTATTTAAGCCTGCAAACCATCACATTGATAAACTATATGACTATCTCAAATCAAAAATCACAAATAAGTATAAGAAAACTATATCTCAAATCAAACATCACAAATAGGTAGGCCACAAAAAATTCAGAAAAGAATAAAGTTGAAACAGTAAATGTGATTGTATATAACTAGCAATAGATGATTTGTTTTAGGCCAATATATGTAACTAGCAATAGATCATTGATGTTTGCGGCAAATATCAAATGAATGATCACCCCTAATTTTTGTCCATATCTCAGTACCAGATGGGGCCTAAGTAAGCataaatattttccaacatctCAAAGCCTAATTCAGTAGCAAAAACAGTTTTTGCTTGATCACAAGGTAACAAATTCTTtttctacttttcttttttctcttcatTTTGTGCTTCTGATGAAGAAACATGCATTTTGAACTACTTATGAACGGTTATATCAGATTCAAGATGGAAGTCATGGTTATATCAGATTCAAGATCTTGAAAGTCACTTAAAACAATTTCGTTATTCAGACTTAAACTTGAGTTGAAAAAGTAGTAGGAATCAGATCCTTAATATCAAGGATGACAAGGAATCAATAAAGACACATAATCACTCCCTAACTCACCATAGATATCTAACCTTCAATATGTCGCCTCTTTTCCCTGTCGTAGTAGTACACCAATCCCACTCCAGTACagaaaagcaaaaagaagcTCATCCATGAAACAGGCTGCCCAAAAAAATACATATCCTTTTATCAATACCACTCATACGATTTAATTCTTCCTTTCTCTTTATACTACCTAATGCTACAATCGGATACCAAAAATTGGGAAACAAAATAAGAGCGCCTTTAAAAATTCTACTTCTGATAGTTGGTAGTAACATTTAACAAACTAATAATACATGCACAAATTGCAATTTAGCTCAATTTATTCACAGAATGAAAGAATTGAATCCACGGAGAAAATCATAAGCAAAAGAAATTGAATAAACGGATAAAATGAGATATACCCCTCCTCGGACAGACTTCCCTTGCTGCTGAGTGTTCTCCGATCCACCTGAATTCTGCCCCCCATCATTCCTTTTTTCAGAACCGCTCTGAGCCGACGACACACCAGGCTGCGCCGCCGCATTCACATTCGATTGACTAGCTCCTGGATTGGGCGCGTTCGTGCACAAAAATCGATTGTTCGCCGAAAAAGCACGCAGTAGTTCGTAGTGATTGCTGGCGAGCGGCGAATTCTGCAGCGATTTTTCAGGAAGACTGTGAAATCTGGAGGAGAGAAATCGAGAATTGAAGGAGTAGCAGAATTGACGGAGGGTCGAACTTCGCAGAAATGCTGAAGCCATTGCTAGCTGATATGAGATTGAGGGATAATTTTATTTGCCTCTTTCTAAAAACCCTATCGCCGGGGTTTATGTTGCCAGATTTGTTACACTTACATatgattatttatatatgtataactCTTAAttattacttaattttttttttatcggctAAAATAATATTAGATGTTAATAATTAGTACCCCAAACACTCCAAGAATTCACCAAGCCCAACTTATCTTTCCAATCGCCAAATTCGCTCTCAAAGGGGATCGAATCCAAGTCtcatcacttaagtgaggacccggtggccaggtgAGCTAAGCCCCCGATTTTAATTATTACTTAATTAAATTACACTCTcattagaatttagaaatatcAGTAACAGATTTATCGTTTTGCACTCGTAAACTATTTGTAACTTGTCGGACAAGAACAAATTTGAgtgtaaatatatcttcaataaaatattttttactagaaaagaaatggaatttatttatttatttgtcttTTTTTGTGAAACCTAATGGAATTTAAGAAATTAGATTTAACCCGAAAACaatttttgtaaattaatatcCCAATAAAACATCGAAAGAAGACCCTAAATTGAGCAGCGTCTAGTGTCTACATAAATAAATCGAGCGAAATTGCAAGAAGACCATATTCTTGACTTTAAAATCTGATAAACAtaatgctgaaatagaaattttattaaaaggaaaaaaaaaagacaaggGACAAAACAAAAGTAGGCATAAACACCTGCGAGAAACCACGGGTAAacgaaaaacaaacaaaccaaactATGAGAAAATCTGATAAACATACAACAaactattgttttttttttctttttttcaattgtAACATACCATTGATTTTATTTAGTACATTCAAACAATAATGACCTCCGATATCTTATCACATCGGTAGTAGATTACGACAGTGTTTACTTTGGTGAATAAactttaattgataaaaataataaggctaATCTTTTGTTTACTTTCATGGATTGTAACTTTGGAATATCTCaagacccttgattatttttatcatccAAGCTAGTTTTACTTAATTCTTATCCCATCAAAATAATACTTAATcatccattttatcaatcatacaaAACTTAAGCACTTTCCTTAtacgataaaaaaataaaaaatccctATGGAGGGAGTACCATTTTACAAGTCAAAACTCGTAAAACACATCAAAATCGGAATTCAAACATAataagcccacgtttggttgggtgtttttagatgTTGGAAAGagaatcaattaattgaattcattactCATTATTTGgttgagtaaaattttggaatagccaaaatgaatcataaaacacaaattatggccactcattgaaaaaacataaattttggctttatagctttgggacgtttttgcccttaattgggcggactgggtaaggtcaggagcgcgggtcgcgtgctgggtaggatcaggcacgtgggtcgggttaggcacttatggcactattagtgccataagtgccaacgaaaaatttttttactccccctgccctgtctaccccccagacccccgaccccacccacccccaagccaaaaacaaaaaaaaatttactccccctagataaaaataaatcaaattttacttttgttattttattttatggcactaatagtgccataagtgccaacgaaaatccaaaataaaataaagtaaaatggtctttttagcacttatggcactattagtgccataagtgccaaacatgcagaacaaatatagaaacaacaacatcatctaaaccctaaatgaataatctaaaccctaggggaagtgtttaaaaagtttcttttggcttgggggtgggtggggtcgggggtctgggggtagacatggcagggggagtaaaaaaaaaattcgttggcacttatggcactaatagtgtcataagtgcctaacccgacccacgtgcctgatcctacccggcacgcgacccgcgctcctgaccctacccagtccgcccaattaggggtatattaggcatattgcctaattaatggccataatttgtgtttttttaattagtggccaaatattgtgtttgcatgttcaatgtggccatttgacaccattgtcCATTACCGTTACTTGAGGATAACCCAATCaaccaatttgttacccctcttcaaaaaaaaaaaaaattgttacccctcaaaataaaagaaaaacaaaagaaagagaatcccttactaatgatttatttccattgttaaaccaaacactcaataaaaataatgattattattaccATTCTACTCCTCTACTTGATTACATTTCCTTTCCATTCATCTACTTGAACCAGACGAGCATTAAATCACCAAAAAAAGGTTACCATTGTCACTAGAAATCAAAAAAAGAATTACAAATGATACAAGATATGAATTTTGGCCCAAATAATTTACCCACCCTTTGATCCATTAAACGGTCATCCACAAGTTTTCATGTACAAATCGAAATCACATAATCCTCTCTGATTCGCATATATAAACAATCACCAA comes from Salvia miltiorrhiza cultivar Shanhuang (shh) chromosome 3, IMPLAD_Smil_shh, whole genome shotgun sequence and encodes:
- the LOC131016532 gene encoding protein SCO1 homolog 1, mitochondrial encodes the protein MASAFLRSSTLRQFCYSFNSRFLSSRFHSLPEKSLQNSPLASNHYELLRAFSANNRFLCTNAPNPGASQSNVNAAAQPGVSSAQSGSEKRNDGGQNSGGSENTQQQGKSVRGGPVSWMSFFLLFCTGVGLVYYYDREKRRHIEGLNKASSAVKQGPSVGKAAIGGPFNLVDHNGKTVSEKDFLGKWNLFYFGFTHCPDICPDELQKLASAIDKIKAKSGLEVVPVFISVDPERDTVEQVREYVKEFHPKLIGLTGSPDDVKKTARAYRVYYMKTEEEGSDYLVDHSIVMYLMDPDMQFVKFFGKNLDDASLADGVIREIKQHKKVKA